The Mytilus trossulus isolate FHL-02 unplaced genomic scaffold, PNRI_Mtr1.1.1.hap1 h1tg000398l__unscaffolded, whole genome shotgun sequence genome window below encodes:
- the LOC134702104 gene encoding uncharacterized protein LOC134702104, with protein sequence MIDGILYGKVIKEKFIPGPADDIYNDSAIREYTLKIVSKMKGLSEGVGQDVLIKTAGNYDYCGVRFNVGESYILMGAKQRDGTKWIGMCDFPSQLSYMSSYQTFYLFTRGSHSYRYNCRRCQIDQTSVGCSFQSDDNCLAKKALCKREGLQCRWVNNGTC encoded by the exons ATGATTGACGGCA TATTATATGGCAAAGTTATCAAAGAGAAATTTATACCAGGTCCAGCAGATGATATTTACAACGATTCCGCGATTCGGGAATATACATTGAAAATTGTTTCCAAAATGAAG GGTCTGAGTGAAGGAGTTGGACAAGATGTTTTAATAAAGACAGCAGGAAACTATGACTACTGCGGAGTACGCTTTAATGTAGGAGAATCTTATATTTTAATGG ggGCAAAACAACGTGATGGAACAAAATGGATAGGAATGTGTGATTTTCCCAGCCAACTTAGTTATATGTCATCATATCAAACGTTTTACCTGTTTACAAGAGGTTCTCATTCTTACAGATATAACTGTAGACGATGC CAAATTGATCAAACATCAGTCGGCTGCAGCTTTCAGTCAGATGATAATTGCCTTGCCAAGAAGGCACTGTGCAAACGAGAAGGATTGCAGTGTCGATGGGTTAATAATGGAACATGTTAA
- the LOC134702105 gene encoding metalloproteinase inhibitor 3-like: MDTKVQQLFIALVWMTNNVHSCFCPILQHPQDQFCESDYVFHGKVINEKLVEDLDNDVHNNKAIWKYTFKVIFKMKGMIEGVGQDAIVETKGNQAQCGVRFTVGKSHILMGAKKPDGTKTIALCDFMTQLSNMSPYQTFYLFTKGAYSYRNNCGFGCKTSPTSVGCKYQSKNDPVNTCLAKDALCKREGFQCRWINNDTC, encoded by the exons ATGGATACGAAAGTTCAACAACTGTTTATTGCTCTAGTATGGATGACAAATAATGTACACAGTTGCTTCTGTCCTATTTTGCAGCACCCTCAAGATCAATTCTGCGAGTCTGACTATG TTTTCCATGGCAAAGTTATCAATGAGAAACTTGTAGAAGACTTAGATAATGATGTTCACAATAATAAGGCGATTTGGAAATAtacttttaaagttattttcaaaatgaag GGGATGATTGAGGGAGTTGGACAAGATGCCATTGTAGAGACAAAAGGAAATCAAGCCCAGTGTGGTGTCCGCTTTACTGTCGGAAAATCTCATATCTTAATGG gaGCAAAGAAACCCGATGGAACGAAAACAATTGCATTATGTGATTTCATGACACAGCTCAGCAATATGTCACCGTATCAAACTTTTTACCTGTTTACAAAAGGTGCCTATTCGTACAGAAATAACTGTGGATTCGGATGT AAAACCAGTCCAACATCAGTAGGTTGCAAATATCAGTCAAAAAATGATCCGGTGAACACCTGCCTTGCCAAGGATGCCCTTTGCAAAAGAGAAGGATTTCAGTGTCGTTGGATTAATAATGACACGTGTTAA